The Apibacter raozihei genome contains a region encoding:
- a CDS encoding YiiX/YebB-like N1pC/P60 family cysteine hydrolase, with translation MYRYFFILLFIIYVNSFSQIKPDAFFELQNGDLIFQESCDNGMGEAIKQVTQGIDGYNFTHVGMVWINPYSHEVFVIEATHPKVRVTALKDYLVPEEKINCPPKSVVGRLKETYQPIIPQAIQEALQLVGKEYDDAFDLSNDQYYCSELIYKVLYWANNHIAVFPLNKMTFKSSETGEFNSFWISHFKNLGIPVPEGEWGINPGAMSQSDVLNIVYFYQ, from the coding sequence ATGTACAGATATTTTTTTATTTTATTGTTTATTATTTATGTCAATTCTTTTTCACAAATTAAACCTGATGCATTTTTTGAGCTTCAAAATGGAGATTTAATTTTTCAGGAATCCTGTGATAACGGTATGGGAGAAGCAATTAAGCAAGTAACTCAAGGAATAGATGGGTATAATTTTACACATGTCGGAATGGTATGGATAAACCCTTATTCACATGAAGTTTTTGTTATTGAAGCAACGCATCCAAAAGTTCGTGTTACAGCATTAAAAGATTATTTAGTACCTGAAGAAAAAATAAATTGTCCTCCTAAATCTGTTGTAGGTCGTTTAAAAGAAACGTATCAACCAATTATTCCTCAGGCAATTCAAGAAGCTTTACAACTCGTTGGTAAAGAATACGATGACGCTTTTGATCTCTCAAATGATCAATATTATTGTTCAGAATTAATTTATAAGGTTCTTTATTGGGCAAACAATCATATTGCTGTTTTTCCATTAAATAAAATGACTTTTAAGTCTTCGGAAACCGGTGAATTTAATTCTTTTTGGATATCTCATTTTAAAAATTTGGGAATTCCAGTTCCAGAAGGAGAATGGGGTATAAACCCGGGAGCTATGTCTCAATCCGATGTACTAAACATTGTTTATTTTTATCAATAA
- a CDS encoding GntP family permease, whose amino-acid sequence MSLIAVTFVVLFSLIAIIYLTSKLKLNAFVSLFLVSLFLAVTVLPNTDILKTLKDGFGTTMASIGFLIIFGAIVAIVMDKSGGALSIANYIYSKTGKDKAPAAMGLTGFIAGLPIFCDSGYIILSGLAKSFSAKTKISMPFIAAVMGCSLFAVHCLVPTHPGALAASESMKVNMGYFILAGILFAIPGALVAYFWIKFMTQGKGYKPYHADENEEVSVGKLPSVTLSLLPIVMPLILIAVSSLLKIFEFKDQNLILKIVHTLGQPVWALLIGVICSLFLLKNKKINELNEVFESAIEKAGPILIITAAGGMFGLLIKETGIGTEAGKILGDKGLGLLIPFIIAAFLKTAQGSSTVAIITAASFVEPMLVSLGLSSELGRLFATLAMGTGSMVVSHANDSYFWVVTKFSEIDTDVSLKVYTSATLVMGITVFICIWLVSLCVI is encoded by the coding sequence ATGAGTTTAATTGCTGTTACATTTGTTGTGCTCTTTAGTTTAATTGCTATTATTTATCTTACTTCAAAGCTTAAATTGAATGCTTTCGTTTCACTTTTTCTGGTATCATTGTTTCTTGCTGTTACGGTATTACCTAATACTGATATTCTCAAAACATTAAAAGACGGCTTTGGAACCACAATGGCGTCCATTGGTTTTTTGATCATATTTGGAGCTATTGTAGCCATAGTTATGGATAAGAGTGGAGGAGCATTAAGTATTGCAAATTACATTTATTCGAAAACAGGAAAAGATAAAGCTCCTGCTGCCATGGGATTAACAGGTTTTATTGCAGGATTGCCTATATTTTGTGATTCAGGATACATTATTTTAAGTGGATTGGCAAAATCATTCAGTGCTAAAACTAAAATATCAATGCCTTTTATAGCTGCAGTTATGGGTTGTTCTCTATTTGCCGTTCATTGTCTGGTACCCACTCATCCCGGAGCATTGGCAGCTTCCGAATCTATGAAAGTAAATATGGGTTATTTTATCCTTGCCGGTATTTTATTTGCAATACCCGGAGCTTTAGTTGCTTATTTCTGGATAAAATTTATGACACAAGGTAAAGGATATAAACCGTATCATGCTGATGAAAATGAAGAAGTTTCAGTAGGTAAACTACCATCTGTTACTTTATCCTTACTTCCGATAGTAATGCCATTAATTTTAATAGCTGTTTCTTCTTTACTGAAAATATTTGAATTTAAAGATCAAAATTTGATTTTAAAGATAGTTCATACATTGGGGCAACCTGTATGGGCATTGCTCATAGGGGTAATTTGCTCGCTGTTCTTATTAAAAAATAAAAAAATAAATGAATTAAATGAAGTGTTTGAATCAGCAATTGAGAAAGCTGGCCCCATTTTAATTATTACGGCAGCAGGAGGAATGTTTGGCTTACTGATAAAAGAAACCGGAATAGGGACCGAGGCTGGAAAAATTTTAGGAGATAAAGGTTTGGGACTTTTAATTCCTTTTATTATAGCCGCTTTTTTAAAAACAGCCCAGGGCTCGTCAACCGTTGCAATAATCACAGCCGCATCTTTTGTAGAACCTATGCTGGTATCCTTAGGATTAAGCTCGGAATTAGGTAGATTATTTGCTACTTTAGCCATGGGGACTGGATCAATGGTAGTGTCCCATGCTAATGATTCATATTTTTGGGTAGTAACTAAATTTTCTGAAATTGATACGGATGTTTCACTAAAAGTATATACATCAGCTACTCTTGTTATGGGAATCACTGTGTTTATTTGTATTTGGCTGGTATCGTTGTGTGTAATTTAA
- a CDS encoding glycerate kinase type-2 family protein, translating into MDSKTIVKKIFDSGVKSVLPDHMLTDSVRIKNERMHISDLTINLSDFKHIYIIGAGKASALMAKEIEKKLGSRIYAEHIIVKYGHSCNLQYGQITEAGHPVPDANGFQATQEIVKMLDKAKKEDLIICLLSGGGSALLADCPEGALPEDLVKLNQLLLISGADIHEMNVVRKHLSKVKGGQLAKTAFPATLVSLILSDVIGDSLDIIASGPTSADHSTFSDAWKILEKYNLVQEIPVSLKDYLQKGLAEIVEETPKEGDALFRNVHNFIIGSNTLALKAAYKKCLELGLDAEIITSELQGDAELAAQQIVNQSLEIQKQLLKGERKVLLYGGETTVQVKGKGLGGRNQHLALCATLLLSGKKGITILSAGTDGNDGPTDAAGAIVDYSTVENAGRKNVNINYYKENFDSYHFFKEVGGQVVTGSTLTNVMDLIVVLINAQ; encoded by the coding sequence ATGGATTCAAAAACTATAGTAAAAAAAATATTTGATTCAGGAGTTAAAAGTGTTTTACCCGATCATATGCTTACGGACTCCGTAAGGATTAAAAATGAGCGTATGCACATATCGGATTTAACGATTAACCTCTCTGATTTCAAACACATTTATATAATTGGAGCAGGTAAAGCAAGTGCTTTAATGGCTAAAGAAATAGAAAAAAAATTAGGGTCGAGAATATATGCAGAGCATATTATAGTTAAATATGGTCATTCGTGTAATCTTCAATATGGTCAAATAACAGAAGCAGGTCATCCGGTGCCGGATGCAAATGGATTTCAGGCTACTCAGGAAATTGTAAAAATGTTAGATAAGGCTAAGAAAGAAGATTTAATAATCTGTTTATTATCCGGAGGAGGTTCTGCTTTGTTGGCTGATTGTCCCGAAGGAGCATTACCCGAAGATTTAGTAAAACTTAACCAGCTTTTATTGATCAGCGGTGCAGATATACATGAAATGAATGTGGTACGTAAGCATCTTTCTAAGGTAAAAGGCGGTCAGTTAGCCAAAACAGCATTTCCAGCAACTTTAGTAAGTTTAATTTTATCAGATGTAATAGGTGATTCTTTAGACATTATTGCCTCTGGCCCTACTAGTGCTGATCATTCTACTTTTTCAGATGCATGGAAAATTCTTGAAAAATATAATTTGGTACAAGAAATACCTGTTTCCTTGAAAGACTATCTTCAAAAGGGATTGGCAGAAATAGTTGAGGAAACTCCTAAAGAAGGAGATGCTTTATTTCGAAATGTACACAATTTTATTATAGGTAGTAATACACTGGCTTTAAAGGCTGCTTATAAAAAATGTTTAGAACTTGGTCTGGATGCAGAAATTATTACCTCTGAATTACAAGGAGATGCGGAATTAGCAGCTCAGCAAATAGTTAACCAATCATTGGAAATACAAAAGCAACTGCTAAAAGGGGAAAGAAAAGTTTTACTTTATGGAGGAGAAACTACTGTTCAGGTAAAAGGAAAAGGGCTGGGTGGAAGAAATCAGCATCTGGCACTTTGTGCAACCCTATTATTATCTGGTAAAAAAGGAATAACTATTCTTTCTGCAGGTACTGATGGAAATGATGGACCTACTGATGCAGCCGGAGCTATTGTTGATTATTCAACCGTTGAAAATGCAGGTAGAAAAAATGTAAATATAAACTATTATAAAGAGAATTTTGATTCCTATCATTTTTTCAAAGAAGTTGGAGGACAGGTAGTCACTGGCTCCACACTTACTAACGTTATGGATTTGATTGTAGTATTGATAAATGCTCAATAG
- a CDS encoding TonB family protein produces the protein MRPVYSFFLTLLLSCITYGQKKTFDKYDVIINYNSKKGKYGLITHKDKIIISPTYDYIKYFADEQVALAKKKFKWCFIVLPAKQKTFLSYEEIKHFNGPLFIVVKKGKYGLIDKYGKEVLSPFLDKIYNPSYGLAITKKDNFYGLLNLNGEIVASAKYDNIQLLDDTSYLIVVNNKFGVIKENGSISINPQFDNIYSFNKNLYRFINGGKYGLISKDGKVFVPAKYDLIFYNENNDTAYASLDDETGIISLLDGKFTNIKDIPSSIPMVNIHDKNKVFTGVANLEGTKAFQNFIKMNLNYPIKAIEKKTKGTVLVKFVVEKDGTISNIKIIRDIGDGCGEEVIRVLKLIKKWKPDTDNGKAVQTHYKIPIRFNTY, from the coding sequence ATGAGACCAGTATACTCTTTTTTTCTTACCTTATTGCTTTCCTGTATAACTTATGGTCAAAAGAAGACTTTTGATAAGTATGATGTTATAATCAATTATAATTCTAAAAAAGGAAAATACGGACTTATTACTCATAAAGATAAAATAATAATTTCTCCTACGTATGATTATATTAAATATTTTGCTGATGAACAGGTTGCTTTAGCAAAAAAGAAATTTAAATGGTGCTTTATCGTTCTCCCCGCTAAACAAAAAACATTTCTTTCATATGAAGAAATTAAACATTTTAATGGTCCTCTTTTTATTGTAGTTAAAAAAGGAAAATACGGTTTAATAGATAAATATGGAAAGGAGGTTTTATCTCCTTTTTTGGATAAAATTTACAATCCTTCTTATGGATTAGCTATTACCAAAAAAGACAATTTTTATGGATTGTTAAATCTCAATGGAGAAATTGTTGCTTCAGCGAAATATGATAATATTCAATTATTAGATGATACTTCTTACCTAATAGTTGTAAACAACAAATTTGGAGTAATAAAAGAAAATGGTTCTATTTCTATTAATCCTCAATTTGATAATATATATAGTTTTAATAAAAATCTATACCGTTTTATAAATGGAGGAAAGTACGGACTGATCAGTAAAGATGGGAAAGTGTTTGTTCCTGCAAAATACGATCTAATATTTTATAATGAAAATAATGATACTGCTTACGCCTCTTTAGATGATGAGACAGGAATCATTTCTTTGTTAGATGGTAAATTTACAAATATCAAAGATATCCCTAGTTCAATACCCATGGTTAATATTCATGATAAAAACAAAGTTTTTACGGGAGTTGCAAATTTAGAAGGCACCAAGGCTTTTCAAAATTTTATAAAAATGAATTTAAATTATCCTATAAAAGCTATTGAAAAAAAAACTAAGGGTACAGTCCTTGTCAAGTTTGTAGTTGAGAAGGACGGAACTATTTCTAATATTAAGATAATTAGGGATATTGGAGATGGGTGTGGAGAAGAAGTAATAAGAGTTTTAAAGCTAATAAAAAAATGGAAACCCGATACAGATAATGGCAAAGCTGTCCAAACTCATTATAAAATCCCTATCCGTTTTAATACTTATTAA
- a CDS encoding HipA family kinase: protein MNSKMDVRTVNVSRYVTPLREGGSLPALAEADDGFKYVIKFRGAGHGSKALIAELIGGEIARYLGLRVPEIVFANLDEAFGRTEADEEIQDLLKASRGLNLGLHFLSGALTYDPAAFKVDEKLASEIVWLDAFLTNIDRTVKNTNMLMWHKELWLIDQGAGLYFHHSWINWEKHAITSFPQIKDHVLLPYASCLETVNEKYKKALSENVFTEILSLLPDSWLDWDDEIETKEDIRNTYLQFLTSRLSNSEVFINEAKKSRNALI from the coding sequence ATGAATAGTAAAATGGATGTACGAACAGTAAACGTTAGCAGGTATGTAACACCTTTAAGAGAGGGAGGCTCGTTGCCTGCTTTGGCAGAAGCAGATGATGGTTTTAAATATGTTATAAAATTCAGAGGAGCAGGACATGGCAGCAAAGCCTTAATTGCAGAGCTAATTGGTGGAGAAATTGCCCGGTATTTGGGTTTACGTGTTCCCGAAATTGTTTTTGCCAATCTGGATGAAGCTTTTGGAAGAACAGAGGCAGATGAGGAAATACAAGATTTACTAAAAGCAAGTCGTGGATTAAATCTGGGTTTACATTTCTTATCCGGTGCTCTTACTTATGATCCGGCAGCATTTAAAGTTGACGAGAAACTTGCTTCTGAAATAGTTTGGTTGGATGCTTTTTTAACTAATATAGATAGAACGGTCAAAAATACGAATATGCTGATGTGGCATAAAGAATTATGGCTAATTGATCAAGGAGCAGGTCTATACTTTCATCATTCCTGGATTAACTGGGAAAAACATGCAATAACTTCATTTCCTCAAATTAAAGATCATGTATTACTTCCTTATGCAAGTTGTTTGGAAACAGTAAACGAAAAGTACAAAAAAGCTCTTAGTGAAAATGTTTTTACAGAAATACTCTCCCTTTTACCTGATTCCTGGCTGGATTGGGATGATGAAATTGAGACAAAAGAAGACATAAGAAATACGTATTTACAATTTCTTACAAGTAGATTATCTAATTCAGAAGTATTTATAAATGAAGCAAAAAAATCAAGAAATGCACTTATATGA
- a CDS encoding DUF3037 domain-containing protein translates to MKQKNQEMHLYEYATIRFLPLVEREEFINIGVILFSKQTGYIRIKYQVNEERIKNFSTIENLDLSKIYSMLHAFELISQGNRKGGKIAQLSVPERFRWLTSVRSTTIQTSRPHPGFSENLEKTLDVLFSELVL, encoded by the coding sequence ATGAAGCAAAAAAATCAAGAAATGCACTTATATGAATATGCGACCATACGTTTTTTACCTTTAGTAGAACGTGAAGAATTTATAAATATTGGTGTAATTTTATTTTCCAAGCAAACAGGGTATATCAGAATTAAATATCAGGTAAACGAAGAAAGAATAAAGAATTTTTCAACTATAGAAAATTTAGACTTAAGCAAAATTTATTCTATGTTGCATGCATTCGAACTAATTAGTCAAGGAAATAGAAAAGGAGGAAAAATTGCTCAGTTATCAGTCCCTGAAAGATTCAGATGGCTAACTTCTGTAAGAAGTACAACAATTCAAACTTCTAGGCCACATCCCGGATTTTCTGAGAATCTGGAAAAAACTCTTGATGTTTTATTTTCAGAATTAGTTTTATAA
- a CDS encoding YARHG domain-containing protein, with amino-acid sequence MKNIIFVLICLMQIHLFAQEKKVYVRGGQKIDVSLIDENVGDSIRINKIFQFKNDTKSTFIKILNLEGKTYAQGISEYVILDFNSKKGGDLHRKVENLTNIKIENGKFSSDQLKKLSFVYLKEKEVNYGKSKPPIKIMMCSTGKNNVTTCRINDDDVDITPEEFAGKYPQTAFIRLGYDDLKDKKPKELSLMRKEILARYGYRFSEESDAKYFFSQNWYEPIVDNKLIELNDLEKDNMSMISLFEGNFQYKNLNKSSYGHIFPIETSSQTLYDASSLKSVKYMKQDSVVGSKCTFTEYNKKGIAIAKQNCMINEYQYVNYFKNEMVVQNIDQLNDTFFYYQENGLPYKTVKLDYKVGTTEECLYTYDSEDNVIKKEVYQNNDYNSTVYYDYDSEGNLVKEYFKDEKGNEQMPIEYFYDSDNVNIGFLRNNDIECEYSFNDQKDIITETQCFKKVNGEKLLRSKTIRNVLETLRGKQRKVISFKLSEVENNRYGYSVTEIKYY; translated from the coding sequence ATGAAAAATATAATTTTTGTTTTAATATGTCTGATGCAAATTCATCTTTTTGCACAGGAAAAGAAAGTATATGTAAGAGGTGGTCAGAAAATAGATGTAAGTTTAATTGATGAAAATGTTGGAGACAGCATTCGTATTAATAAAATTTTCCAATTTAAAAATGACACGAAAAGTACTTTTATCAAAATTTTAAATTTAGAAGGTAAAACGTATGCACAAGGAATAAGTGAATATGTAATTCTGGATTTTAACAGTAAAAAAGGAGGGGATCTTCATCGAAAGGTTGAGAACCTGACTAATATAAAAATTGAAAATGGTAAATTTTCATCAGATCAGCTTAAAAAACTTTCCTTTGTATATCTAAAAGAAAAAGAGGTTAATTATGGAAAATCTAAACCTCCTATTAAAATAATGATGTGTTCTACAGGTAAAAACAATGTAACCACATGTAGAATTAATGATGATGATGTGGATATAACTCCGGAGGAGTTTGCCGGGAAATATCCACAGACAGCTTTTATTCGTTTAGGGTATGATGACTTAAAAGATAAAAAACCGAAAGAATTGAGTTTAATGAGAAAGGAAATTTTAGCTAGGTATGGATATCGTTTTTCAGAAGAATCGGATGCTAAATATTTTTTTAGTCAGAACTGGTATGAACCTATAGTGGATAATAAGCTTATAGAGCTTAATGATTTAGAAAAAGATAACATGAGTATGATTTCTCTTTTTGAGGGGAATTTTCAGTATAAAAATCTGAATAAAAGTTCTTATGGGCATATTTTTCCTATTGAGACTTCCAGCCAGACATTGTACGATGCAAGCTCACTGAAAAGTGTTAAATATATGAAACAAGATTCAGTAGTAGGAAGTAAATGTACTTTTACCGAATACAATAAAAAAGGGATTGCAATAGCCAAACAGAACTGTATGATTAATGAATATCAGTATGTCAATTATTTTAAAAACGAAATGGTTGTGCAGAATATAGATCAGTTAAATGATACCTTTTTTTATTATCAGGAAAACGGCCTGCCATATAAAACGGTAAAGCTTGATTATAAGGTTGGTACAACTGAAGAATGCCTTTATACGTATGATTCTGAAGATAATGTGATTAAAAAAGAAGTTTATCAAAACAATGATTACAATAGCACGGTATATTATGATTATGATTCAGAAGGGAACTTAGTAAAAGAATATTTTAAGGATGAAAAAGGTAATGAGCAGATGCCGATTGAATATTTTTATGATTCAGATAATGTCAACATCGGTTTTTTACGTAATAATGATATAGAATGTGAATATTCCTTTAATGATCAAAAAGATATTATTACTGAAACTCAATGTTTTAAAAAGGTTAACGGAGAAAAGTTATTAAGAAGTAAAACAATAAGGAATGTATTGGAAACTTTACGCGGTAAACAAAGAAAAGTTATTTCTTTCAAGCTTTCAGAGGTAGAAAATAATAGATATGGTTATTCTGTGACTGAAATAAAATATTACTAA
- a CDS encoding DUF4139 domain-containing protein, translating into MSVGIKYFTSNTSWYPMYDLEINETNKPINLVYKAVVAQKTGIEWDNVKLTFSSGNPDLYNQAPVLKAWILKYVDSEYLKSLQRAFKDQVMK; encoded by the coding sequence GTGTCGGTTGGTATTAAATATTTTACAAGCAATACTTCTTGGTATCCAATGTATGATTTGGAGATTAATGAAACCAATAAGCCAATAAATTTGGTTTATAAAGCAGTAGTTGCTCAAAAAACCGGAATTGAATGGGATAATGTTAAACTTACTTTTTCAAGTGGGAATCCTGATTTATACAATCAAGCACCAGTTCTTAAAGCCTGGATACTAAAATATGTAGACAGTGAATATTTAAAATCTTTACAAAGGGCTTTTAAAGATCAGGTTATGAAGTAA
- a CDS encoding DUF4139 domain-containing protein: MGETNLKNEEYNINTSINENQLNISFDADIPYTIASNGKPYNICLAENSMPATYKYYAVPKLDSEVYLMAEVSQHSNYYFLKGEANITINGDYVGKTIIDPNQISDVLHLSIGKDKRVNVKREKVKELTSTKLFSSYNESVFTYDISVRNNKNTEIAVQLKDQYPLSSSNDITIDLLKTDHANDNKELGVLTWILNLKPNETKKVRVSYKIKYHKDKVLNL; encoded by the coding sequence ATAGGTGAGACGAATTTAAAAAACGAAGAATACAATATAAATACAAGTATAAATGAAAACCAATTAAATATCTCTTTTGATGCCGATATCCCATATACTATAGCGTCTAATGGGAAACCATATAACATTTGTTTGGCGGAAAACTCAATGCCTGCTACATACAAATACTATGCAGTTCCAAAATTAGATTCAGAAGTATATTTAATGGCAGAAGTCAGTCAGCATTCCAACTATTACTTTTTAAAAGGAGAAGCTAATATTACGATTAATGGAGATTATGTTGGGAAAACTATTATTGATCCCAATCAGATTTCAGATGTATTGCATCTGAGCATTGGGAAAGATAAAAGAGTCAATGTTAAAAGAGAAAAGGTTAAAGAATTAACATCAACCAAACTATTTTCCTCGTATAATGAGAGTGTATTTACTTATGATATTTCAGTTCGTAACAATAAAAATACTGAAATAGCAGTACAACTAAAAGATCAATATCCACTAAGTAGTTCTAATGATATTACTATTGATTTGTTAAAAACAGATCATGCTAATGACAATAAAGAATTGGGGGTACTGACATGGATACTTAATCTGAAACCCAATGAAACTAAAAAAGTAAGAGTTAGTTATAAAATAAAATATCACAAAGATAAAGTGTTAAACTTGTAA
- a CDS encoding tetratricopeptide repeat protein — protein MPNFFYLFFVFLFASLLTKGQVVSLDDWDEIAKTDVRLLPKYGNIKKNNDQKNIDWEFIKEVMEIDAFKGNRNLASDYYIQLGFEQLSKDDLKTAMYRFNQGYLLDSLNSNIYLGYGAVFLKVKNIEKAKNEFLAGLHINSEHPDLLANYADCLIHQYFLISDFPLSQKQRENSFLYVDSALDYLNRSYQINPNNSFTLSKLTMAYYIKEDCTQSLKFYDEYKKSKQKFLDSEFINILEKTCIR, from the coding sequence ATGCCCAATTTTTTTTATCTATTCTTTGTCTTTTTATTTGCATCGTTGTTAACTAAAGGGCAAGTAGTATCTTTGGACGATTGGGACGAAATTGCGAAAACGGATGTACGTTTACTTCCCAAATATGGTAATATTAAAAAGAATAACGACCAAAAAAATATTGATTGGGAATTTATCAAAGAGGTTATGGAAATTGATGCTTTTAAAGGGAACCGTAACTTAGCTTCTGATTATTATATACAACTCGGTTTTGAACAGTTATCTAAAGATGATTTAAAAACTGCCATGTACAGATTTAATCAAGGCTACCTATTAGATTCTCTCAATTCAAATATATATCTGGGTTATGGTGCAGTTTTTTTGAAGGTTAAAAATATTGAAAAAGCTAAAAATGAGTTTCTGGCAGGTTTACATATTAATTCTGAACATCCGGATTTATTGGCTAACTATGCAGACTGTTTAATTCATCAGTATTTTCTTATTTCCGATTTTCCACTTAGTCAGAAACAAAGGGAGAATTCATTTCTTTACGTAGATTCCGCTCTGGACTACCTCAATCGTTCTTACCAGATAAATCCTAACAATTCTTTTACCTTAAGCAAATTAACTATGGCGTATTATATAAAAGAAGATTGTACTCAATCTCTTAAATTTTACGATGAGTATAAAAAAAGCAAGCAAAAATTTTTAGATTCTGAGTTTATAAACATATTAGAGAAGACTTGTATTAGATAG
- a CDS encoding thymidylate synthase: MKAYQNLLNYILQNGTDKEDRTGTGTISTFGYQMRFDLQDGFPLVTTKKLHLRSIIYELLWFLKGDTNIAYLNEHKVKIWDEWADSNGDLGPVYGHQWRSWGTPGGAHIDQISEIINQINTNPDSRRIIVSAWNVADIPSMALAPCHALFQFYVADGKLSLQLYQRSADVFLGVPFNIASYALLLHMVAQVCNLKPGEFIHTFGDVHIYKNHIEQVKLQLTREPKTLPVLKINPEITNIFKFSYEDFSIEGYDPHPHIKGEVAV, from the coding sequence ATGAAAGCTTATCAAAATTTATTAAATTATATCCTGCAAAATGGCACTGATAAAGAAGATCGCACCGGAACAGGTACTATTAGTACCTTTGGTTATCAAATGAGATTTGACCTACAGGATGGCTTCCCCTTAGTAACCACTAAAAAATTACATCTTCGCTCCATAATATACGAATTACTCTGGTTTTTAAAAGGGGATACAAATATTGCTTATTTAAACGAACATAAAGTTAAAATATGGGATGAATGGGCCGATTCAAATGGTGATTTGGGACCGGTATATGGTCACCAATGGAGAAGCTGGGGCACTCCAGGAGGAGCTCATATTGATCAAATATCAGAAATTATAAATCAGATCAATACCAATCCTGATTCCAGAAGAATTATTGTTTCTGCCTGGAACGTAGCAGATATACCCTCAATGGCATTGGCTCCGTGTCATGCTTTATTTCAGTTTTATGTAGCCGACGGTAAATTGTCTTTACAACTATATCAAAGAAGTGCCGATGTTTTTCTGGGTGTACCATTCAATATCGCTTCCTATGCTTTGCTTTTACATATGGTCGCACAGGTATGTAATCTGAAACCTGGAGAATTTATACACACTTTTGGAGATGTGCATATATATAAAAATCATATAGAACAGGTAAAATTACAGTTAACCCGAGAGCCTAAAACATTACCTGTTTTAAAAATTAATCCGGAAATTACAAATATATTCAAGTTTAGCTATGAAGATTTTTCAATTGAAGGGTATGATCCTCATCCGCACATTAAAGGAGAGGTTGCTGTATAA